GCAATTGCTTGTAACCATATTTAAATCTAATCGTTGCAACGTGCTTTGTGGTTATTTACTGATTTTATCCGCACTGATATGGGCAGTCATATCGGCTACGTTTTGGGCTTCGTATCCACCACTGACCACCGGAATGACAACTTATCCGGTATTAGCTGTTGTGTGTGCGCTAGCCGGACGTAATCAGATCAACTACACAAAACGGGTTGAAGATTTGAAACACAAGGGACGATAAAGTATGGAGTTAATAAAAAATGCTTTTTCCGTCTGTATTTTATTTGCGCTGATAGGCGGGCTAGCTGGTTCTTTATTGGTCACAGATTATAAACGCTATGGTTGGTTTATGACCATACTGTTTGTATTACTGGGAATGATATTTGCAGCAGCAGTGACCGATTACTTTTTTCCGCCAAACCGCCCATGGCTTTTTGCTGGTGTAGGAGTATTTGCAGGTATGTCTACAACATCCTTTCTTGATGCCTTCAAAGCCGCCGCGCCAGGACTGGCAAAGCGCATTATTGATATTGTAAGTAGAAAAGCAGAACAATTTGTTGGTCACGATGATACAACAAAATAATAATTATAAATGAGTATCAGCAGCCGAAAGGCTGCTTTTTTTGGAAATTAAAAATGTATAAATTAAGTAATCGCTCATTGCAGCGACTGTATGGGGTAAATAACGGTCTAGTTAGAGTGGTAAAAAGGGCAATAGAACTGACCACTCAAGATTTTATGGTAACAGAAGGCCTACGCACACGAGAACAATGTTGCATTAATTACGGTAAAGGCCGCACCGAACAGCAATGTACACTAAAAGGTGTGCCAGCAAAATATGCACAGCCAGCCGTAAGTAAAGTTACCTGGTTAAATAATCCGTTTGCCAGTAAACATGTTACTGGTAAGGCAATTGATCTGGTACCGTATCCAGTAGACTGGAACGATTTGCATAAATTCCACACCATTGCTTTGGCAATGAAGCAAGCAGCAGCAGAACTAAATGTAAAAATTGTCTGGGGTGGGGATTGGAAAACTAGCAAAGACTATCCTCATTTTGAGGTATAACTCCACTGAATAGCACTAATGGAATTGTTGTGTTGTTGTCATTATTTATTGGTAATCAACACATTTATTAAATTTGTAATAAAATGGATAGTCTATATAATTTCATCATTATGCTGCGATCAGACTAAAATTTTACTCTGAGATAATACAAAAGAATATAGCAATCATTCATGATTAAGAAATATAATCAATTCTATTAGTCAGATGATTCTAAGAAGCTAAATATCTGCCTCCAAAATTTATTACTCGAATGATAATCGGAAAATTTACTTAATTTATATAAGAATGGCTAGATATTTATCTCATCAACATTTAAAAACGAATGATAAAATCTGTTTGGGTAAATTGTTTCAGAATTAAGTCTGGCTGGATGAAAATATAATAATCGAATGAGGAAAATTTAAATATATAATTATTTCAATTGGTTAAGATATTTTATTGACTTATACATAATAAATGCTATAATAAATTCAAATCACAGGTATGCTTCACCTTAAACAGCTGAATAGATAAGTTCCCTAAATGGGAGCTTTTTTGCGTTCTAGGGAAACAAATTTAAAAACAGTTTAATAAAATCAGATTGAAAATCAGGTGATATGGAAATGAATTAAATAGTTTTAAAAGAGAAATACTGTAGAGATGGTGGAGGCGGGGGGAATCGAACCCCCGTCCGAAAGTCCTCTACAGAGCGATCTACATACTTAGTCTTGCCAACTTCGAATCTTATTCACAAACCGCCGACAGACAGGCTGTTTGTAAACCAGTTGCCATAAATCTCGTTTAATGCCAGACAACACGACATTAAACCAGCCAATGTAAATGTCGTTGCGGTGAGTTGCCTCACACGGCCCATTGGCGAACCGTTGCAACGTTTAGCCTTAAGCGGCTAAAGCGTAAGTTTCGTCGTTTGCGACTATATAAATTCAGGGTTTAACGGGAATCTGAGACCCCGGTATGCACGCATCTGCTTTGCAACCCCCGTCGAAACCAAGGTCGCCCCCAGATAGTTTGTCAATTATACGTTTATTTGAGATATATGCAAACTTATTCTGAATTGCTATATGCTAACTAAGTTGGCTGCTGGATTAAAATATTAAATTATCTTTATTAATTTGCATATACACAATTAGAGCAGAATGTAAATCTGTTGATGCAATATCGTTGCCAAACGTATTGATTTATAATCTACAGGTTCAATTTGAAATCTTGGTTAATATGTACGATGTCAATACTGATGATGTACGTCATTTTTTTTCAGATGTCTGGCAGAAGCGTCAGCAGCCGCATCTGTTAGATGCTTTACAGCAGAAAGCGTTACGGATTATTGACGCACATAGCGAATATGCGCCTTATTTAGAAAATGTCGAACAATACCTAAACCGTACATGGCGGCCGGAAGAAGGGGAGACTAACCCTTTTTTGCATCTGTCATTACATTTGTCAGTACAGGAGCAGGTTGCGATTAATCAGCCATTTGGTATTGCTGCCATTCATCAGCAGTTATGTAAAAAATATGCAGGTGACTGGGTCAAAGCCGAGCACGATATGATAGAAGCATTGGCGGAAACCCTCTGGCTGGCACAGCGTTATGGGCAGGGGCTGGATGTGAATGCTTATATGACGCGTCTGCGTAGATTGGTTGGGCTCGGACAGGAAGACAACCCGCGTCTGAATCCGCATGAAATCGAAACAGCTGCCGTAAAAAAAGATTGAATTTGCTCTAGTATAAATTATAGTTTATTGTTTAACCATTTGTACCGATTTACTTTATCAGATTAAATGTGGTACATAATATTTTGGAATCTGTAAGCTTTAATTAAGGGATGGATATGTCTTTTTGGGCAAGTAATGCAAATGCTTTGTTGCTACTGTTGTTTGTGGCGTTGGGTATTTTCGGACATAATCCTTCAGTAACGATTTCTGCATTGATTATCCTACTGGTGCAGCAGACACCGTTATTGAAATATGCACCGCTATTAGAAAAATATGGGCTGCAGCTTGGAATTATGCTGCTGATGATCGGTGTATTGGCACCGCTGATTACAGGTAAGGTGCAGCCTGCGCAGATTGCGGCCTTGGCCAGTA
This portion of the Snodgrassella alvi genome encodes:
- a CDS encoding DUF1841 family protein, which encodes MYDVNTDDVRHFFSDVWQKRQQPHLLDALQQKALRIIDAHSEYAPYLENVEQYLNRTWRPEEGETNPFLHLSLHLSVQEQVAINQPFGIAAIHQQLCKKYAGDWVKAEHDMIEALAETLWLAQRYGQGLDVNAYMTRLRRLVGLGQEDNPRLNPHEIETAAVKKD
- a CDS encoding M15 family metallopeptidase; translated protein: MYKLSNRSLQRLYGVNNGLVRVVKRAIELTTQDFMVTEGLRTREQCCINYGKGRTEQQCTLKGVPAKYAQPAVSKVTWLNNPFASKHVTGKAIDLVPYPVDWNDLHKFHTIALAMKQAAAELNVKIVWGGDWKTSKDYPHFEV
- a CDS encoding DUF441 domain-containing protein, with protein sequence MSFWASNANALLLLLFVALGIFGHNPSVTISALIILLVQQTPLLKYAPLLEKYGLQLGIMLLMIGVLAPLITGKVQPAQIAALASSWKTIAAVVVGIVVAWLGGRGVQLMQMNPTIVTGLMIGTIIGVAFLRGVPVGPLIAAGLLSLIL